The segment GACATATTAGTCACAAAGAAATAGAATTAAGGGATTGGGCACGAAGGGCAACTCACAAATCAATCGCCCCAGGTGTCCGCTCACCTAAATGCATCATATCAATTCAAGGACATCAGGCAAAGCCGTTCATAAATGTGTGGTCAACTCATAAACGACATGCAAAATTTGATATGGACTGTAATTCTTTGTGAATAATTTGTAGACAGGTAGACTGGAAAAGCTTCATCCCTGGCAACCCTGATTAGAAGCACTTGCTGCTCATCTGTGGATCTTTACAAATGCTGTTTTGAATTAAAGAATATTGTACCTCACACTCGCCGAAGAAGGCTGTAAAGCCGAAACGTCTGTACTCTCCCTGATGCAGTGAAAATAATTAAACAGAATAATGAAGTAAGCTTTGTGACAACTTTTTGAGTGTGAACCCGTTTGTTTGATTATCTGAATTCGCAGGTTTTGCACACCAGCCAAGCTTCTGGAAGAGCCCTATGGTTCTCTTTTGATTATAAAAAAATCTggaagacaggcagagaggtattCAGTTACTGAGGTTGCTGCAGCACCTCCTGATAAATTGAAATGAAAACATTTATAATAACTTTGACATCACCCCCAACATATTCCGGCAGCCACGGGCGTGAGGAACGGCATATCGAAACACAACTTGTCGGTCCTTGTCACGAATGGGCTATTGCGGCAGACTACCACACCGGGCTCCACTCCTATCAGCGAAAAACAAGAAGCGGCCCCAGTGGGCAcatgatcaccaacactggacaattgagatGTGGAAAAACATGACAGCAAATTCAGTTTACTTGAGTGGCCCGGTCAGTCCCCaaacctcaacccaatagagcatctttgggatgagatggaacagGCTTTTCACAGCAGAAATATACCACCATTCAATCTGCAGCAGCTGCGCGATGCCATCGcatcagcatggaccaacatcccggTGGAAGGTTTCCGACACCTTGTCGAATGCcctgaataattcaggctgttctggaggcaaaggggtgtctgacccggtactagatgggtgtacctaataaactgtctggTGTATGTAGATAAAATGCAGGCCTCTTCTACAGTGTTACATGAATGTTTTATTAGTAGGAGCTTCCAGTATTTTGGTGAATGTTAGTAGCCTTTCATGAATGAATGCTGAACACTGCATCAGTGCATTACCTAAACATAGAACATTTTAAACCACTGATGCTTTTTCTGGCTCTTTAGTTAATGGAGAAAATATGTGAAAAAAAAGGTTTTATTTTTAGCCTAAGTGCTACAGACAGAGAAGTAGAGGGCAAAGATGTAACGTTCAGATCATGTATTCCCTTCTACGTCACCCTctctccttttttttttttttttttttttactgcagaCCAAATATTCCAGTTCTCTCTGGCCCTATCCTCACATACCGATACAGCATCTGCCCACCCCTTTTTGCTGAGCAGTTTGGTACTGTCCAAGCTTCCCACAGCACTGCTGCTTCACCTGGATGTTGCTAGAATGttccttttttgggggggggtggggggtctgTGAGAATCCTAACTGCGTGGGCTGTTGGATTAAGCCACAGCTGCAGCATCAGAAGGGGTTTAATCTACgagaagcagcagcagagagagacactattTCCCAGGCTCTATCTTACCCCGTTGTCAGTTCTTTTAATTGACTGTACAAGAACTGCTGGGCATCAAGGACACATACAAGAGGATAGAATATCAAAGGAAGGAGGAAAACAGAGCTTGTTTAACTGGAGCAGAGAGATAAATAAAGTCTCATAGTGCCGGCTGCAGACACCAGACACAGCCATTATGACCCAGGGCAAGGTAAGGGCTTTACAGATACATCCTATAGATCTCACTGTATCCTCATTCATTCCCATGCTCATTCTGCAGTAAACCCATTGTCAAAAAAAAGAAGGAAGGTTCTTGGCTTATATTTTTTCATTTCAGTGCGTGTGGTCCACAATGTTACGTAATCATTGTGGCAGCATGTACGTAGGCTGTACCTGTCGCTCCATCCTCTCACCTGCCTCTGCTGAGGAGCTAATAGCTCAGTAACGACGCAACGTCTCTTCGGCAGCAGAGAATAGTCATCAGAGAATGGCAGAGTTAACGAAATTACAGCTATAAAACTCGATTGtatggaaatggagagagggtaatgttCAGCCTGCGTCACTATCCTTCAGTCCAGAGACacggacaaccccccccccccccattatatATAACCTTAAGTGTTGGTGTTATGCATTGACTCAAAGCTGAGGAAGTTAAATAAATTGTATTAGCTTACCCGTACTAATGACTGTAAATGAGATCACATCAGATTTCTATTTTTATGTAGGaaattggagagagaggggagggatattCATTGGCACATTCATTAGCCATCTGGACAGTGTTGTGTAATGATGACTCATTCACTGATCCTGGATCGTCTACACCCACAGTGTGGAGCTATGCTACAGCAGAGGGTTTGTCTAAGGACCGATCTCAGTCCAAATCGTACAGTCAGCAATTAGATCAGATTTCAAATTAGTCCCAAATTGTGAATCTGAATTTATCGTATTTGCTTTTAAAATGtggattttaaaaaatatatatattgttgttAAAAAAGGAATTTGGATTTAAAAGTTTCAGCTCAAGTTTCTCCGTTGATTAGTGGCTCATAATCATCCTCTGTTGTTATATTAAAAGGGATTTTTATTTCCAAACAGCTATTTAGTCCTGATTCGTTATCTTATGTTATGAACCCTCAGCTTACAGTCGCAAACAAGGCTGCTGAAGCAGGAGAGAAGCAGTATGGCACTTCAAGTGGAGAAGCAGGAGGGCCACCGGCCCCTCCCACCTATGAGGAGGCCACTGGCGCAGGTGAGAAAGGTATGTCAGTGTCACAGAAAGAACCGTCATTtcttcactcccctctctttATGAACAAAAGTGTGAAAAAAACAACTGACcatttactgtgtgtgtttgtgttgaacTTGTCAGCAGGCATCAGCGGCAGCCCCTGTTACAGTGGGGCTTATCCTAGTGATGGGGAGATGCTCACAGAATTCAGCTGGAGTGATAAAAACATCCGACGGATCTTTATCCGCAAGGTAGGCTATGACTATAGATATTAGTACCTTCTTACTACCTTATCACCCTATTTCATTGCACTACCTATACAAGCCaattactactataatactacccCATTACTACATTATTACTACCGTATGTTAAAGCCATACAGATACTGTATGCTATTTTTAAGCTGTGTTTCTCATTACCTCCTTTTAGTTGTCTTTTTTTTCTTCCCCATTACCATTGTTTAGGTTTACGCCATCTTGATGATTCAACTTCTTGTCACTCTTTCCATTGTGGCTCTCTTCACATTCTGGTACGTGTTCTATAACCTCTAAATACGGATGCCACTCTCCATCCTTCTATAGTTTTACCTGGTCAGGCAATAGATGGCCATGACAATCGCAGGAAGTCCTACACTTTGATACAGTGATGTTACATCACTGTGCACCAGACATAAACCTGTCACAGGTGCTAGATAGGAAGCAGCAGTTTACCATAACAGGCCTGTTACCATAACAGgcaggaaaacacacacaggaacaagTACTTTGATGAAAATGGGCAAACGTTGCATATTTACAATTATTTTTGGTCCCTTCATCAGTGAACCAGTGAAGAACTACATTCAGTCCAACCCTGGATGGTACTGGGCTTCTTAGTAAGTCACAGCTTTGATCTTGCATACATCATTACTATGTTGATTTCATTCTGAAAGTACTaaaatatgtgttatttctttaCACAGTGCTGTGTTCTTTGTCACATATATTACACTTGTCTGCTGTCCTGGACCAAGGTGAGTTTACAGTGTTAATGTGTGTGGTGAACACAACTTCAGTTATTATGATACTAGAGAATGTATCATTTTAGCAGAATTTAACGACAGTACTTATTATGTTTGATGTGTATTTCCTACAGGAGACAGTTTCCATGGAATCTGATACTGCTCGCCATCTTTGTACGTATCATAGAGTGTTGGAAACAATCCATATCTTTACAACATTTATACACATTGTCCAAAGACTTTGAAGTACTACACATAATTCAGAATCACAGACTTCTCCTCTGTGTGACCCCACTTTCTCGGTAATGTCTGTTCACTTTGTAATCTCTCCTGTtgcagaccctctctctctcctatatgaCAGGGATGCTATCCAGGTACGGTCTCCCATAGCTGCGTCTACAGTTTGTTTGTCTCCGTTGTCCGCTATGCTTTGCATGCCTGCTTCTTCAGGCTTTCCGTATGGCTAGCACAATGGTTTTTGCAGCCAGTTAAACAGCTAACGTGTTACATTAAATTCAGCTAAGGTCTTGGTGAACAGCTAATAAGTAGAATCAGGTGGGTTAAATTAGTTTTGGATTGAAAACACGTATGGGTTGGTAAATttccaggaagaggtttggtgcagCCCTGCTTTAACCAGTGTCAGTGTCGATCAGATATGCCAAAGGTATACATGGGCTTAGTAACACCGTTATACATTTTAGGCTTGCTTAGTTACTGTGTATTCACCAAAGTAAGTCATTAATATGTCATTCCTGTATAAAACAAAATGGTGTCATTTCTTAGTAAATAAATACTTGGCAAATAATTTCTGTACCATATCTTCCCCCCTCTAATAGTTATTACAACACCAAGTCAGTGGTGATGTGTTTGGGTATTACTGCTATGGTCTGTCTTACTGTCACCCTCGTCAGCTTCCAAACTAAGGTCAGTCTGCCTGTGAAAAAGGGAATTCTATAATTTAATACGATCTCTGTGCTTCTATGATTCACAATTGGTTATAGGTTGTTATTATTCCTCAATGGCCAAGTGACCTTCTCTTTTGCTGCCCTATATTCCCTTTTTTTTCCTATTCAGTTTGATGTGACATCATGCCAAGGTGTATTGTTTACCTTCTGCATGGTCATGATGGTGTCTGGACTGGTCCTGGCCATTGCATTGCCCTACGGATATGTAagttctaataataataataatacacttTATTTGTAGAGCACATTGTCACACATGAAAGCCTGCAAAGTAAAGTGCTATACATAGTAGGCTGTATAACTACCCTAATCAGAAACTATATAATGAATGCGGTGAATAAGTAAGtgcaggtggagactaacaggaGGAATTGGCAGCGTTTAGACAGGCTGCCAATTCTGTTCTCCCCCCACTAACTAGTCTTTTGACAAATCAGATCAGATCTTTCTCAGGGCTCATCCGATTGGTCAAGAAGACCAATTAGTGAGAAAAAAACCCATCAAGAATACAGCTGCGTCAGATCTAATTGAACGTTCACATTTGAGAGATATATTATCAGCTTGTTTTGTGCTCCAGGTGCCCTGGGTGCATGGTGTCTATGGTGCCTTGGGAGCGTTACTTTTTACCATGGTAAGTGTAAAACCTATATAGTCTGTTTTTACTTGACAGTCCACCAATGACAAAGAGAGATGTACAACTACTGTAATACTTCAACTCTTTTCTCCGTTTCAGTTTTTGGCGTTTGACACCCAGCTACTGATGGGGAACAAGCGCTACACAATAAGTCCAGAGGAATACGTCTTTGCCACTCTCAACATCTACCTCGACATTATCTACATCTTCTCCTTCTTCCTGTCCCTGTTCGGAACAGAGAGGACAAACTGAATCCACCTCCAGGCCAGCATCTCAGCTTTTCCATCCAAACACGGCCCGTATTCATAGTCTCAGAGTggtagtgctgatctaggatcggCTTTGGCATTTAGATCATGGTGAAAAGTGTCATACACACAGGGGGGGGATATGATCCTAGGTCGACACTACTCGGAGACACGGTATGAATACAGGCTCTGATCTCACCAGATGTACTGTACACAACCCATTGATCCACCACTTCTTCCCACAGTCTCAGCTTAGTGTGATTTTCCTTCCCCCTCTAGCATGATATGGACCTATACTACTTTATTGTCTGCTTAGCTGTCAATCTCCAGAATGTACAGTACTTTTCACCTATAGGGTCGGCGATCTATAGAATTACATTGCTAACGGTAGATAGGTGTGAAAAACACATGCAAAACACTGAGTCTGTCTAAAAGCTGGAACTGTAGGTGTTTTTGTCTTTATGCAGATGTGATGTCCTTGCTTTCTCCTGTCTTTTAACAACAACAGTCATGAATGGCACTGCTCTACAGGAGCTTATCACCTCTTATGAAGAGGAACGTAAAAGTATCTGCCCTGAAAGGCATGAATATCTGAATATCTTTCAGTGTAGCAACGTAGACATCATTGTGCTTAGTTCATCAGTAGTGCACTAGGCTACATCCAATTCCATCAGTGCATAACACATTGTGGTGACCCTCAGCGTTagagtagagcgagagagagtcaaGTAGTTCCTTTTTT is part of the Oncorhynchus masou masou isolate Uvic2021 chromosome 33, UVic_Omas_1.1, whole genome shotgun sequence genome and harbors:
- the LOC135528465 gene encoding protein lifeguard 2-like isoform X2; this encodes MTQGKLTVANKAAEAGEKQYGTSSGEAGGPPAPPTYEEATGAAGISGSPCYSGAYPSDGEMLTEFSWSDKNIRRIFIRKVYAILMIQLLVTLSIVALFTFCEPVKNYIQSNPGWYWASYAVFFVTYITLVCCPGPRRQFPWNLILLAIFTLSLSYMTGMLSSYYNTKSVVMCLGITAMVCLTVTLVSFQTKFDVTSCQGVLFTFCMVMMVSGLVLAIALPYGYVPWVHGVYGALGALLFTMFLAFDTQLLMGNKRYTISPEEYVFATLNIYLDIIYIFSFFLSLFGTERTN
- the LOC135528465 gene encoding protein lifeguard 2-like isoform X1, producing MTQGKLTVANKAAEAGEKQYGTSSGEAGGPPAPPTYEEATGAGEKAGISGSPCYSGAYPSDGEMLTEFSWSDKNIRRIFIRKVYAILMIQLLVTLSIVALFTFCEPVKNYIQSNPGWYWASYAVFFVTYITLVCCPGPRRQFPWNLILLAIFTLSLSYMTGMLSSYYNTKSVVMCLGITAMVCLTVTLVSFQTKFDVTSCQGVLFTFCMVMMVSGLVLAIALPYGYVPWVHGVYGALGALLFTMFLAFDTQLLMGNKRYTISPEEYVFATLNIYLDIIYIFSFFLSLFGTERTN